Proteins from a genomic interval of Clostridium sp. 'deep sea':
- a CDS encoding MazG-like family protein — protein MSISKMQHKVKEFVDSYNLQTDLATRLLDLVSEVGELSKEVLKATSYGKKDIELTENFSSELGDVFLHYYA, from the coding sequence ATGAGTATAAGCAAAATGCAACACAAAGTGAAAGAGTTTGTTGATAGTTACAATTTGCAAACTGATTTAGCAACGCGACTTTTAGATTTAGTTTCGGAGGTAGGAGAATTAAGCAAAGAAGTACTTAAGGCTACTAGTTATGGTAAAAAAGATATAGAGCTTACCGAAAACTTTAGCTCCGAACTTGGTGATGTATTTTTGCATTATTATGCATAG
- a CDS encoding D-aminoacylase — translation MYDIIIKNGILVDGLRNKPYKANIAIANGKIVKISPDIKEDAKQIINANNSIVSPGFIDIHTHSDASFIEDDRSESKIYQGVTTEVVGECGYTMYPTTTANIDNLRAYLKNTNDVDTDFYASCSFIEFLEKAKKNHKKPANNWLTLIGHNALRTSVMGLEGRKATKDEINQMVTLLEQEMKAGAWGLSLGLGYAPGIFADIEELVALGHVVAKYNGMVASHMRNQNDYIYDALDEMFEINKQSGAHVHIAHLKVGGKQNWGTSDKVLKHIRDAQQRGINVTCDMYPYEAASSGITNVLPKWTLDNGVEGAAAKFKGPERARLMAELNEKFQEDADGHRVYIVSTNGLYPFADDKTITDIAKQLNITMAEAIEKVVIETNGHCREISFAMDPKDVLNFIKEIDIAIGSDGSGMPLDSNLADGKPHPRSYGTFPRFLKLAREHNLMPIEDAVYKVTALSASFMGIKNRGVLKEGYVADITIFDADNVSDTATYRDPFSKPEGIDYVIVNGEIAVDNGNQTEVRNGEFLFKR, via the coding sequence ATGTACGACATTATAATTAAAAACGGAATACTAGTAGATGGACTGCGTAACAAACCATATAAAGCTAATATAGCAATTGCAAATGGAAAAATAGTAAAAATATCGCCAGATATTAAGGAAGATGCAAAGCAAATAATAAATGCTAATAATAGTATAGTATCTCCAGGGTTTATAGATATTCATACTCACTCTGATGCTTCATTTATTGAAGATGATCGGTCTGAGTCAAAAATATATCAAGGAGTGACTACTGAAGTTGTAGGTGAATGTGGTTATACAATGTATCCAACTACTACTGCCAATATTGATAATTTACGAGCGTATTTAAAAAACACTAATGATGTTGATACAGATTTTTATGCTTCATGTTCTTTTATAGAATTTTTGGAGAAAGCCAAAAAAAATCATAAAAAGCCTGCAAACAACTGGTTAACTCTTATTGGTCATAATGCCTTAAGAACCAGTGTTATGGGTTTAGAGGGTCGCAAGGCAACTAAAGATGAAATTAATCAAATGGTAACTTTACTAGAACAAGAAATGAAGGCAGGGGCTTGGGGTTTGTCTTTAGGTTTAGGATATGCACCTGGTATCTTCGCTGATATTGAAGAGTTAGTTGCTTTAGGTCATGTAGTAGCTAAATATAATGGCATGGTAGCCTCACATATGAGAAATCAAAATGATTATATTTACGATGCCTTAGATGAAATGTTTGAAATTAACAAACAAAGTGGCGCCCATGTTCATATAGCCCACCTAAAAGTTGGTGGCAAACAAAATTGGGGAACCTCAGATAAAGTGCTAAAACACATTAGAGATGCCCAGCAACGTGGCATAAATGTAACCTGTGACATGTATCCTTATGAAGCAGCTTCATCGGGCATAACAAATGTTTTACCGAAGTGGACACTAGATAATGGTGTTGAAGGTGCTGCAGCTAAGTTTAAAGGCCCCGAAAGAGCTAGACTTATGGCTGAGCTAAATGAAAAATTTCAAGAAGATGCTGATGGTCATAGAGTTTATATTGTTTCAACCAATGGGCTTTATCCTTTTGCAGATGACAAAACAATTACAGATATTGCTAAGCAGTTAAATATAACAATGGCTGAAGCTATTGAAAAGGTAGTAATAGAAACAAACGGACATTGCCGAGAAATAAGCTTTGCTATGGATCCTAAAGATGTATTAAACTTTATTAAGGAAATTGATATTGCCATAGGCAGTGATGGCTCAGGTATGCCATTAGACTCTAACCTAGCAGATGGCAAGCCACACCCACGTAGTTATGGTACTTTTCCTAGGTTCTTAAAGCTAGCTAGAGAACATAACTTAATGCCAATTGAAGATGCTGTATACAAAGTGACTGCTTTATCTGCCTCTTTCATGGGAATTAAAAATCGTGGAGTATTAAAAGAGGGTTATGTTGCTGATATAACAATCTTTGATGCAGACAATGTAAGCGATACAGCCACCTATAGAGATCCTTTTAGTAAACCTGAGGGCATAGATTATGTTATTGTTAATGGTGAAATTGCTGTCGATAATGGTAACCAGACAGAGGTTAGAAACGGAGAGTTTTTGTTTAAAAGATAG
- a CDS encoding ABC transporter ATP-binding protein: protein MLRIVRTVLKLAGEYAGKIKIAFVFSILESIFAQLPIMTVLYILIKIVSKSVTIKDAWVAGIVVFVSIIFRTLAKWSVDMLQSGTGYKIFARERMKIGDRLKRFPMGYFTEGNIGNITAVITSDFEFVEQWSMETLSKITSGYLSVTLGTIMITILDYRIGIISIITIILAILALKKIQNVGEYHSAIRQEAQSRLVNVVIEYVKGISVIKSLNMVGDKSKIITKEFHKFRDTCLEFEEKFVPPNFLYESCFSIGIGFTILASSYFAFNQTINISFMLMMLIFIFQIYIPFKALGGLTADIRVMEAALNRYDDIKDIKIIDENGKDIKLNNFNIEFKDVSFAYEDKNVLKNINFEIPEHSMTALVGASGCGKTTIANLVARFWDVQKGEVLVGGINVKEMTCDSLLKNISMVFQEVYLFNDTILNNIKIGKPDATEKEVIEAAKKARCHDFITELKNGYDTMIGEGGSTLSGGEKQRISIARAILKDAPIILLDEATASVDPDNEKYIQMAINELVKDKTLVVIAHRLSTVKNADQILVIDKGEIIQRGNHNELIEQKGQYNDFWKRRMNARSWKIIRLRSNA from the coding sequence ATGCTGGTAAAATTAAGATTGCATTTGTTTTTAGTATTTTAGAATCAATATTTGCTCAATTACCTATTATGACAGTTTTATATATACTCATTAAAATAGTCTCAAAAAGTGTAACGATTAAAGATGCTTGGGTTGCAGGTATTGTAGTGTTTGTTAGTATAATATTTAGAACTTTAGCTAAGTGGTCAGTAGATATGTTACAAAGTGGTACAGGTTATAAAATTTTTGCAAGAGAGAGAATGAAGATAGGTGATAGATTAAAAAGATTTCCAATGGGATATTTTACGGAGGGTAACATTGGTAATATTACAGCAGTAATTACATCTGATTTTGAGTTTGTAGAACAATGGTCTATGGAAACACTTTCAAAAATAACTTCAGGGTATTTAAGTGTTACACTTGGTACAATAATGATAACCATTTTAGATTATAGAATAGGGATTATTTCTATCATAACCATTATTTTAGCTATTTTAGCTCTTAAAAAAATTCAGAATGTGGGAGAATACCATTCGGCAATTAGGCAGGAGGCTCAATCTAGGCTTGTTAATGTTGTGATTGAATATGTAAAAGGTATTTCTGTTATTAAATCACTCAATATGGTAGGTGATAAATCAAAAATAATTACCAAAGAATTTCACAAATTTCGGGATACATGCCTCGAATTTGAAGAAAAATTTGTACCACCTAATTTTCTTTACGAAAGTTGCTTTTCTATAGGAATAGGATTTACAATTTTAGCATCTTCATATTTTGCTTTTAATCAAACTATAAACATATCATTTATGCTAATGATGTTAATATTTATATTTCAAATTTATATTCCATTTAAAGCATTAGGTGGACTTACAGCTGATATTCGTGTTATGGAAGCCGCGCTTAATAGATATGATGATATTAAAGATATAAAGATTATTGATGAAAATGGAAAAGATATTAAGCTTAATAACTTTAATATTGAGTTCAAAGATGTTTCATTTGCTTATGAAGATAAGAATGTACTTAAGAATATTAACTTTGAGATTCCTGAGCATAGTATGACAGCCCTTGTAGGGGCTTCAGGTTGTGGTAAAACTACAATAGCTAATCTTGTTGCAAGGTTTTGGGATGTACAAAAAGGAGAAGTATTAGTAGGTGGAATTAATGTTAAAGAAATGACCTGCGATAGCCTTCTTAAAAATATTAGTATGGTATTTCAAGAGGTATATTTATTTAACGATACAATTTTAAATAATATAAAAATTGGTAAGCCAGATGCTACCGAAAAAGAAGTAATAGAAGCAGCTAAGAAAGCAAGATGCCATGACTTTATAACAGAGCTTAAAAATGGTTATGATACCATGATAGGAGAAGGAGGATCTACACTCTCTGGGGGAGAAAAACAGCGAATTTCAATTGCAAGAGCTATCCTTAAGGATGCACCAATTATATTACTTGATGAAGCAACTGCAAGTGTTGATCCCGATAACGAAAAATATATTCAAATGGCAATCAATGAGCTTGTAAAAGACAAAACCCTTGTTGTAATTGCTCATAGACTATCCACTGTGAAAAATGCTGATCAAATACTAGTTATAGATAAAGGTGAGATTATTCAAAGAGGTAATCATAATGAGCTTATAGAACAAAAAGGTCAATATAATGACTTTTGGAAAAGACGAATGAATGCTAGAAGCTGGAAAATAATAAGGCTACGAAGTAATGCCTAA
- a CDS encoding S41 family peptidase, whose amino-acid sequence MKKLKILALSLVVCLLIVTSCSAPVKSKPESPTTNITQIAYNETLTVKQMQEDVDFLVEKLNYYHPLTYKNSPDKLKQAIKEVKEAIKQPKTAGEFYFLVSKIAASLQDAHTAFSYYSTIGTKEINLPIIWLNEGICINKKTDIFELGDQIIKIGGKNNTELLNDLRSFTSAENDNWIRYKAETSLKQELILRNFNLVNKDNTVTIYYLRDNKGYEVNLPFNTINSKHASLSELSKKNNWISWNINKEKSIGYFRYDFCLCNDYFKDELKAFFTEVAKSEAKNLVVDLRYNVGGGSRTMDYTIAYLSGVKEYKMYGGTSRVNKAAAKEYEIKEGMREQLAYVAKPVIEVPEEQKFKGKFYMLISNRTFSASNIAGFMGKDNNLAILVGEPSGNKPTSYTSRVECFLPNTGYRFIVSKFLVKRIDPSKEHEDALMPDITVYATHNDIKTGNDAVMTKIYDLIKEKQ is encoded by the coding sequence ATGAAAAAGCTAAAAATTTTGGCTTTAAGTTTAGTTGTTTGTTTGCTTATAGTTACTTCATGTTCAGCGCCTGTTAAAAGCAAGCCAGAAAGTCCTACTACCAATATTACTCAAATAGCTTACAATGAAACTCTTACCGTTAAACAAATGCAGGAAGATGTAGATTTTTTAGTAGAAAAATTAAATTACTATCACCCACTTACATACAAGAATAGCCCAGACAAACTGAAACAGGCTATTAAAGAAGTTAAAGAGGCTATAAAACAGCCAAAAACAGCTGGTGAGTTTTATTTTTTAGTTTCAAAAATAGCAGCCAGTCTGCAGGATGCCCACACAGCTTTTAGCTACTATTCTACAATTGGCACTAAAGAAATAAATTTACCTATTATTTGGCTTAATGAAGGAATATGTATTAATAAAAAGACGGATATTTTTGAATTAGGGGACCAAATTATAAAAATTGGTGGAAAAAATAACACTGAATTGTTAAATGATTTGAGAAGCTTTACATCTGCTGAAAATGATAACTGGATACGATACAAGGCAGAAACGAGTTTAAAGCAGGAGTTAATATTAAGGAATTTTAATTTAGTTAATAAAGACAACACTGTTACTATATACTACCTAAGAGATAATAAAGGCTATGAGGTTAATCTTCCCTTTAACACTATAAACAGCAAACATGCTAGTCTTAGTGAATTAAGCAAAAAAAACAATTGGATTAGTTGGAATATCAATAAGGAAAAATCTATAGGCTACTTTAGATATGATTTTTGCTTATGTAATGACTATTTTAAAGACGAACTAAAAGCCTTTTTTACAGAGGTTGCTAAAAGTGAAGCAAAAAACCTTGTTGTAGATCTACGTTACAATGTAGGTGGCGGTAGCCGAACAATGGACTATACTATTGCCTATTTATCTGGAGTAAAGGAATATAAAATGTATGGTGGAACTAGTAGAGTTAATAAAGCGGCCGCAAAAGAATATGAAATTAAAGAGGGTATGAGAGAGCAATTAGCTTATGTTGCTAAGCCAGTTATAGAAGTACCTGAAGAACAAAAGTTTAAAGGCAAGTTTTATATGCTTATATCAAATAGAACCTTTAGTGCCTCAAACATTGCTGGCTTTATGGGTAAAGACAATAATTTAGCAATCCTTGTAGGTGAGCCAAGTGGTAATAAACCAACCAGCTATACATCTCGTGTAGAATGCTTTTTACCTAACACAGGATACAGGTTTATTGTATCTAAATTTTTAGTTAAACGAATAGACCCAAGCAAAGAACATGAAGATGCTTTAATGCCTGATATTACTGTTTATGCTACTCATAATGACATAAAAACTGGTAATGACGCAGTTATGACAAAAATTTATGATTTAATAAAGGAAAAGCAATAG